One window of the Chitinophaga niabensis genome contains the following:
- a CDS encoding OmpA family protein, whose amino-acid sequence MKQYYFLFLAWLVLFSQQLSAQEQKSELRLAEEAYARQEYALAGSLFNRIAKNKGSRTPTDLMMKLAVCHRETGNFYQAAGWYAEVIRRPDHASGAYFAYGEVLRNMEQYDSARKQYNLFESAQPDSLVFKAVALQGCDSAVLWQSHKVNTDHLKGLKELNTPYSEWISGMMQQGLLITGNGYRKMIQGDGGGANPASDKRTFQPYYKAYVYQQYQGTNSNMYLEDMLPKILGKYDYHIGPACFNKTEDTLYVTVNEQERPEIIQKRGPLNGRRLLTLYRSVKKDNKWTPLEILAGLNMDGFSSSHPVLNSAGDLLYFVSDRPGGYGQTDIWYSEKLADSNWGKPVNCGPRINTVAAETFPSFNAEGTLYFSSKGHPGMGGYDIFRVTGNKAEWTMPFNLQPPFNSGADDMSFILGLNGYEGYFASNRAGGAGSDDVYHFMDPAYSGWFTNGIRGTAVDKNVAAGNPSATGNNTAATIPSKVTHTADELEIKRNIEKHKFLYDFNSAELLSESRKILDEVAGTLQQHPDWKLMVHSFTDSRGTDQYNVDLSALRCYAVIDYLVKKGISPKRLFYKNMGEQHLINPCSEAAPCTEEQQRENRRSELRVIW is encoded by the coding sequence TTGAAGCAGTATTACTTTCTTTTTCTTGCATGGCTCGTCTTGTTCAGCCAGCAGCTTTCCGCACAGGAACAGAAAAGTGAACTCCGCCTGGCGGAGGAAGCTTATGCCAGGCAGGAATATGCATTGGCCGGAAGCCTTTTTAACAGGATAGCGAAAAATAAGGGCAGTCGTACGCCTACAGACCTGATGATGAAACTGGCAGTTTGCCATCGTGAAACAGGCAATTTCTACCAGGCTGCAGGCTGGTATGCAGAAGTGATCAGGCGGCCCGATCATGCTTCAGGCGCTTATTTTGCTTATGGAGAAGTATTGCGGAACATGGAACAATATGATTCCGCCCGCAAACAATATAACCTCTTCGAATCTGCACAGCCCGATAGTCTTGTTTTTAAAGCGGTTGCGCTGCAAGGATGTGACAGTGCCGTATTATGGCAATCGCACAAAGTGAATACAGATCATCTTAAAGGGCTGAAAGAACTGAACACACCTTATTCCGAATGGATCAGCGGCATGATGCAGCAGGGCTTGCTCATTACAGGTAATGGTTACCGTAAGATGATACAGGGGGATGGAGGAGGAGCCAATCCTGCTTCTGATAAACGTACCTTTCAGCCTTATTATAAAGCATATGTGTACCAGCAATACCAGGGTACTAATTCCAATATGTACCTCGAAGATATGTTACCGAAGATCCTGGGAAAATATGATTATCACATCGGGCCGGCCTGTTTTAATAAAACGGAAGACACGCTGTATGTGACCGTGAATGAACAGGAAAGGCCTGAAATCATTCAGAAACGCGGACCTCTGAACGGCAGGCGCCTGCTTACATTATACCGCTCTGTAAAGAAAGATAATAAATGGACACCCCTTGAAATATTGGCCGGCCTTAATATGGACGGCTTCTCTTCCAGCCATCCTGTATTGAACAGTGCTGGAGATTTGCTTTACTTTGTGTCCGACAGGCCGGGAGGTTATGGGCAGACGGACATCTGGTATAGTGAAAAACTGGCAGACAGTAACTGGGGCAAGCCGGTAAACTGTGGCCCCCGTATAAATACAGTAGCTGCTGAAACTTTTCCCTCCTTTAATGCAGAAGGTACGCTGTACTTTTCCAGTAAAGGTCATCCCGGCATGGGCGGCTACGACATTTTTCGGGTAACCGGCAATAAAGCAGAATGGACTATGCCATTCAACCTTCAGCCACCCTTTAATTCCGGGGCAGATGATATGAGCTTTATCCTCGGGCTAAATGGTTACGAAGGTTATTTTGCATCCAACCGTGCAGGTGGTGCAGGTTCTGATGATGTATACCATTTTATGGATCCGGCATATTCCGGCTGGTTTACTAATGGTATCCGGGGCACTGCCGTGGATAAAAATGTTGCAGCGGGCAATCCTTCTGCAACAGGTAATAACACGGCTGCAACCATACCTTCCAAAGTAACGCATACTGCGGATGAGTTGGAAATAAAACGAAACATCGAAAAACACAAATTCCTCTACGATTTCAACAGTGCTGAACTATTAAGTGAATCCCGTAAAATACTTGATGAAGTAGCAGGCACCTTACAACAACATCCAGACTGGAAGTTAATGGTACATTCATTTACAGATAGCCGTGGTACAGATCAGTATAACGTAGATCTTTCTGCACTGCGTTGTTATGCTGTGATCGATTACCTCGTAAAAAAGGGCATCTCGCCTAAACGGCTATTTTATAAGAATATGGGAGAGCAGCACCTCATAAATCCTTGTAGCGAAGCTGCACCTTGTACAGAGGAACAGCAAAGAGAGAACAGGAGATCAGAATTACGGGTAATATGGTAG
- a CDS encoding PorP/SprF family type IX secretion system membrane protein: MTLLLLTAAIISGKAQQNIQFSQYVFNGLAVNPAYAGYKQDWYLNSIYRHQWAGFPGAPRTGGISIDGLTNAPESKVGIGLQAMFDRLGPQESLSLYASYAYRIPLDDEDTRRLCLGIGAGVSQYAIDGAALQYVDNDDQAIPTGKTSTWVPDARFGVYYYSSRFYAGVSVMDLFSLYSDATRYSWKGNNYAAIRKTQHMYLTTGTALTLSPNLILKPSLMIKEDFKGPTSVDLNAFLLIDEKIWIGGSYRTNMKLWNKENLSRDLTPANAASIMLEYYVNEKLRIGYAYDLNVNKMAGTQGGSHEISIGLLFPSKKYSLTNPRYF; the protein is encoded by the coding sequence TTGACCCTTCTGTTGTTAACGGCAGCCATCATATCCGGCAAAGCGCAGCAGAACATACAGTTCAGCCAGTATGTATTTAACGGGCTGGCAGTGAATCCCGCATATGCAGGTTACAAGCAGGATTGGTACCTCAATTCCATCTACCGGCATCAATGGGCAGGGTTTCCCGGTGCTCCCCGTACAGGAGGCATTTCTATTGATGGGTTGACCAATGCGCCTGAAAGTAAAGTGGGCATTGGGTTACAGGCAATGTTTGACAGGCTGGGGCCTCAGGAGTCATTGTCATTGTACGCTTCCTATGCATACCGCATTCCGCTGGATGATGAAGACACAAGGCGTTTATGCCTGGGCATAGGAGCCGGCGTATCGCAATATGCTATTGACGGCGCTGCGTTGCAGTATGTGGATAATGACGACCAGGCAATTCCCACCGGCAAAACCAGCACATGGGTGCCGGATGCACGCTTTGGCGTTTATTATTACAGCTCAAGGTTTTATGCCGGCGTATCTGTGATGGACCTTTTTTCGCTGTACAGCGATGCTACCCGCTATTCCTGGAAAGGGAACAATTACGCGGCGATCCGTAAAACGCAGCACATGTACCTCACCACAGGCACTGCTTTGACATTGTCTCCCAACCTGATCCTGAAGCCTTCCCTTATGATCAAGGAAGATTTCAAAGGTCCCACCAGTGTGGATCTTAATGCCTTCCTGCTCATCGATGAAAAGATATGGATCGGTGGTTCTTATCGTACGAATATGAAACTCTGGAACAAAGAGAACCTTTCCAGGGATCTTACTCCTGCCAACGCAGCCAGTATTATGCTTGAGTATTATGTGAATGAAAAACTGCGGATCGGATATGCCTACGATCTTAATGTGAATAAAATGGCCGGCACACAGGGTGGATCACATGAGATCTCAATCGGATTACTTTTCCCTTCTAAAAAATATTCACTTACCAATCCGCGCTATTTCTAA